A genomic window from Silene latifolia isolate original U9 population chromosome 11, ASM4854445v1, whole genome shotgun sequence includes:
- the LOC141613852 gene encoding uncharacterized protein LOC141613852 translates to MHNIGFWNVRGLNNVNKQKIVKQFVQNNEICLFGLLETKVNGENVHNISNKMLEGWCVTTNCNLHKGGRVWLLWQPSIFDVWVLQYDPQFIHVKVTVKITQKSFFLSMIYAYNEGVERKDLWAKLENIASMSNGPWVMAGDFNTVISPDGRMGGNTKQEDMDDFIDCITTCGMTDIHATGAYFTWTNKQDAAHRKFSRLDRFMVN, encoded by the coding sequence ATGCATAATATAGGTTTTTGGAACGTTAGAGGGCTCaataatgtaaataaacaaaAGATAGTTAAGCAGTTCGTTCAGAATAATGAGATTTGTTTGTTTGGTCTTTTAGAAACAAAAGTTAATGGTGAAAATGTGCATAATATTTCCAATAAAATGTTAGAAGGGTGGTGTGTGACAACAAATTGTAACTTGCATAAAGGGGGCAGAGTTTGGCTTCTATGGCAACCTAGCATATTTGATGTGTGGGTTCTGCAATATGATCCCCAGTTTATTCATGTTAAGGTGACTGTAAAAATTACTCAGAAATCCTTCTTCCTGAGCATGATTTATGCTTATAATGAGGGTGTGGAAAGGAAAGATCTTTGGGCCAAATTGGAGAACATTGCATCTATGTCCAATGGTCCTTGGGTTATGGCTGGTGACTTCAATACGGTTATATCTCCTGATGGACGGATGGGTGGCAATACCAAGCAAGAGGATATGGATGATTTTATTGACTGCATTACCACTTGTGGAATGACTGATATTCATGCCACTGGAGCTTATTTTACTTGGACGAATAAACAAGATGCTGCTCATAGGAAGTTTAGTAGGTTGGATAGGTTTATGGTTAATTAA